In Spirochaetota bacterium, the DNA window CATATTTCGTCGAAAAGGAGATACGATGACTTCCACCCAAGAGCGCCAGTTCCAGGTTTACGGATACCGATGGGTGATACTCGCGGTCTACGCGCTTATCAACGCCGTCATGCAGATCCAGTGGCTCACCTTCGCTCCCATAGCGCGCGAGGCACGTGAGGCGTATAACGCCACCGCGCTGCAGATCGACCTGCTTTCCATGGTATTCATGCTCGTCTTCCTGGCGATGTGCATACCCGCTTCGTATATTCTGGACAAATACGGCATCAGGGTCGGCGTGGGTATCGGCGCGGCCCTCGCGGGCGTGTTCGGCCTCATGAAGGGCGTTTTCGCCGAAAGCTACGCGATGGTCATGGTCGCGCAGATCGGCCTTTCCGTGGCGCAGCCCTTCATCCTGAACTCGATCACCAAGGTCGCGGTCCACTGGTTTCCCATAAACGAACGCGCAACCGCGGTGGGAATCGCGACCCTCGCCCAGTTCCTGGGCATGATCGTAGTGAACATCGCGACGCCGCTCATGATAACACAGACGGGGGGCACCTACGACCTGCAGGGGATGCTCCTGACCTGGGGCGTGGTCTCCGCGGTGAGCGCCGCCCTCCTCATCGTATTTCTCCGCGAGTATCCGCCCACGCACGCGGGCATCGAGGGCGGGGAAGAGCGCCTGCTCACCCTGGACGGTCTCAAGCATATATTCCGTCACCGGGACATGATCCTGGCAATGCTCATGTTCTTCTTCGGTCTGGGGATATTCAACGCCGTGGCCACCTGCATCGACCAGATCAGCGAAATAAAGGGGTTCGATATAGAGCAAAGCGGGATGATCATGGGGATCATGCTCATAGCGGGAATAATCGGGGCGATCATATTTCCGCCCATTTCGGACAAGCTCCGCAAGAGGAAACCGCTCCTGCTTCTCGGGGTCATGCTCCTGACGCCGGGTCTCGCGGGGATGGCGCTCGCGGACTCCTATGTCTTCATGCTCGTCGCAGCGGGCCTCGTGGGGATGTTCCTGCTCGGCACGGCCGGACCAATCGGCTTCCAGTACGTCGCCGAGGTGAGCTACCCGGCGCCCGAATCCCTGTCGCAGGGCATCGTGCTCCTCGCGGGACAGATATCCGGCATCATCTTCATCGTGGTCATGAACGGCATGGGGATGATAAGCTCCCTCTTCCTGTTCACGGGCCTGGCGGCGGTCACCATCATCATCGCGGCGCTCATGAAGGAATCGCCCAGGATACTGACGGCCTCCAAATAGATGCACGCGGCCGGCGGCCATCGCCGGACGCTTCACCCGAAACGCGCGACGCGCGGGACCTGCGGCTCACCGCTCCCCGCGCGTTTTGCGTTCAGGCCTCAAAATTATTGACACGGACCCGTCAGGGGTCCATACTCCGGGCAGTCCCGTAAAAATACCGCTTACAGGTTCATTAATTTCCTTACGTACAGCGGCCCGGGCCGGAAACCGCCCACACGTGCGCGTTAGACGGTAATGCGGTCATAGCGGCGCAGGCGCGGGGGCCGATAGGTTCCCGCCCGGTATCATGCCGGCCTGCAGGGCGCGCCGGGCGGCGGCGGGAATAATGCCGGTAAATCCGTATACAGGCGGAGGTTTCGCGATGACGCATAACGAACAGCAAAACATCGATCTCAACCTCGATTTTTCGGCGATCCGCGACCATGCCGATTACCAGGACCTCTGGAAGCGTATCGGGAAAATCCGGATCACGATGGTTGGGCAGCACGAGGAATGCCGCCACGCGCTGGGCGACAGCTTCGAATACGAAAACCCGTACAAAAAACCGGAGGGCGTGTGCAACGCGCTTCTGCACGTGCTCGACCTCTACACCTGGCGCGTCGCGCTGGGCTTCCCCTCGTGGAACGGCGCGGACCGGCGGGTGCACCGGATTCACTGCCCGGACGCGAAGGGGACGGTGTGGGAGATGAGGAAGGTCTGATTTGCGTTCCTTATGCTCCTGATCGACCTCGCTTCACGGAAGCGGGGATGAGGAGATAGGGGCAAAGGCGCTGGATTACGTGCCGAAGGGCGTCCAGATAAAAGTCATCGCGCGCTCGCGGGACAAGGCGCAGGTGGGCGCGTGGAACAACTACTGGTACCTGGTGAACGTGGGACCGGTTTCGGAGGTATGGATGTTCGGGGAGTTTGTGAAGGTGAAGTGAGGGATCATCCCTTCTGCCGGTGATCAGTGCACCTGTCGAAAAACGATCTGTCTTTTCCGGTTTTATTAACGATCCAGTCGATCTGAGCTTCGGCAATGTAGGGTGTGTTGCATACTATACATCGCTTCATCTTAAAGCTTTGGCCCCAGATATCCCTTGTGTCGCCCGAGTCAATAAGGGAAATGGAATTCGTCGGACATCCCAGGGCACATGCGCCGCAGGCTATGCAGGCTTTGCTGGGCTGATCGAAGGGAGTGCCCGGAATCTTCGTCTGGCCGCGATGGTTCATGGCAATGGCGGAGGCACCCACTATTTCGTCGCATATTGCAACACAGAGACCGCAAGCTATACAGGTATCCTTAAATTCCGGATTGTCGCATGAGCCGCCGCTTTCAGTTTCGATTCCGTATTCCTCCGCCAGTTTCCTGACTTCCGGAGACCGCGGCGCCCTTGTCAGCATGATTTCCAGCACGCCCTTCCTGAGTTTTCTGATCAGTGCGGTATCGGTCTTTATGGATATACCGTCTCGCGCCGGATAGTTGCAGGACGTAACGACCTTCATCCTGCCTCCCTGGTATGCTTCGACAATGCAGATGCGGCACGATCCGCCGCTGCTTTTTACGTCGTAGTTGTTGCAGAGGTGGGGGATCGATATCCCGCTGTCGAGGGCGGCATACAGTACTGGAGTATCCTGCCGGCAGGTGACCAATTTATCGTCTATGGTTATGGCAACGGACTTCATGGTTATCTCCTATGCTACCTTTACCGCGTTAAATTTACATGCATCCATGCACATGCCGCACTTGATGCATGCGGCCGCGTCTATGGAATGGGCCGTTTTCTTTTCCCCGGCAATACAGTGCTGGGGACATTTCTTCGCGCACACCATACATCCGGTGCATGCGTCCGCGTCAATGCGATAGGTAATCAGTTCCTTGCACACTCCGGCGGGGCAGCGTTTATTCAGGATATGTTCTTCATACTCATCCCTGAAATACTTTATTGTGGAACGGACAGGGTACGGCGCCGAATTTCCAAGGCCGCACAATGCGGTGTGGGTGAGCACTTCGCAGAGCTCTTCGAGCTTTTCTATATCGCCATTCTTTCCCTTTCCCTCGGTGATATCAGACAATATTTTCTGCATGAGGGGAAGGCCGTCGCGGCAGGGGAGACACTTTCCGCATGACTCCTGCGCGAGAAACGAAATAAAATATTTTGCCACGTCGACCATGCAGGTGTTCTCATCCATTACTATTATTCCGCCGGAGCCCATCATTGACCCGACATCCCAGAGGCTGTCAAAATCGATCGGCGTGTCCATCAGTGCAGCGGGTATGCATCCGCCCGACGGCCCCCCCGTCTGCACCGCTTTGAGCGGTTTGCCATTGAGTACCCCTCCGCCTATTTTTTCAACCAGGTCGCGAAGGGTGACACCCATGGGCACCTCGACAAGGCCGGTATTGTTTATCTTTCCCACGAGCGAGAAAACCTTGGTCCCTTTTGAACCTTTAGACCCGCATGACGCGTACCAGTCGGCTCCCTTGACCATGATTATCGGTACGTTGGCCCATGTTTCCACGTTGTTCAGAACCGTCGGTTTTTCATAGAGTCCCTTTTCCGCGGAACGTATGTATTTCGCGCGCGGCTCTCCGACCCTGCCTTCGATGGAGTGCATGAGCGCCGATGATTCTCCGCACACAAAGGCTCCGCCGCCACGGCTTATTTTAAGATCGAAAGTAAAGTCCGTACCGAGTATGCCTTCCCCGAGAAGGCCTTTCTCCCTTGCGGTGAGTATTGCTTTTTGCAGATGATCGACGGCCAGGGGGTATTCGTCGCGGACGTATATGTAGCCTTTTCTCGCCCCGACCGCGTACGCGCCTATGGTCATGCCTTCTATAACGGAAAAGGGGTCCCCCTCCATGATGGACCTGTCCATGAATGCGCCAGGGTCTCCCTCGTCGCCGTTGCAGATTACGTAATAGCTGTCGCTCTTGACGGATTTGCTGGAACGCCATTTTTTGCCGGTGGGAAATCCCGCACCCCCCCGTCCGCGAAGGCCCGATTTATCCACGGTTTCGATTACCTTATCAGGGTCGGTTTTCAGGGACAACTCGAGGCCTTCATAGCCGCCCTTTTTAATGTAATCATCGAAAGAGATTGGATCGATAGAGCCGATATTCCGGAGGGCGATTCGCGTCTGGTTGCGGTAAAACGGTATTTCGTTATAGCGCGAAATGAATTCTCCCGTGGTGATGTCCCTGTAGGTGAGGCTCTGTACGATCTCATCGCCGATAACGCTTTTTTCGACTATTTCAGGGACGTCTTTGAGTTTGACTTTGAGGTAAAGTACATCGGTCTTTTTTATTACGACCAGCGGGCCGTTCTCGCAAAACCCATGGCATCCGGTTTTTTTTATTCCGAACGTAACCGCTCCCTTTAGTCCATGTTCCTCAAACGATTTCTGAAACGCTTCGGCGATCAGTTTCGCGCCATTGGCTATACAACCGGTGCCCGCGCATATCAGAACATGGGGCTCGCAGTCCGTGATCGTATCAATGGTTTCCCTGTATGATTTAATTGAAGATATTTTGTCCATGGCTTGCCGTCTCTATTCGTATTTTTTAAGCAACTGCGCAACGCCGGTAGGCCTGACATGGCCGTAATAGTCATCATCGACCTGTATCACCGGCGCCATCGCGCATGCGCCCAGGCAGTTGACGCATTCAAGGGTAAAACGCATATCCTTTGTGGTGGAATTACGCGTTGTCTGAAATTCGCGTTCGAGGGCCTCGAGTATCTGCCCGGAACCCTTCAGGTGACAGGCGGTACCGGCGCACACCTTTATCGTGTGGCGTCCCCTGGGTACAAGCGACAGGGAACGGTAAAATGTGCTCATGGAGAATATCCTGCTTTCCGGGACCGACAGGACCCTGCTCGCTATCTCCATCCCCTCCCTGGGGACATATGAAAATTCACGCTGAAAATCCTGGAGTATGGCGAGTATCGACTCTTCGGATAATTCATAGCGGTGTATGATTTCGTTTATTTTCTCCTTCGAAACCCTTGTCATTTCTCTATTTGCATTCACTCGAATCACCTGTCTTTGCGATTTTTAGCAGCGATG includes these proteins:
- a CDS encoding MFS transporter, which codes for MTSTQERQFQVYGYRWVILAVYALINAVMQIQWLTFAPIAREAREAYNATALQIDLLSMVFMLVFLAMCIPASYILDKYGIRVGVGIGAALAGVFGLMKGVFAESYAMVMVAQIGLSVAQPFILNSITKVAVHWFPINERATAVGIATLAQFLGMIVVNIATPLMITQTGGTYDLQGMLLTWGVVSAVSAALLIVFLREYPPTHAGIEGGEERLLTLDGLKHIFRHRDMILAMLMFFFGLGIFNAVATCIDQISEIKGFDIEQSGMIMGIMLIAGIIGAIIFPPISDKLRKRKPLLLLGVMLLTPGLAGMALADSYVFMLVAAGLVGMFLLGTAGPIGFQYVAEVSYPAPESLSQGIVLLAGQISGIIFIVVMNGMGMISSLFLFTGLAAVTIIIAALMKESPRILTASK
- a CDS encoding (2Fe-2S)-binding protein, with protein sequence MKSVAITIDDKLVTCRQDTPVLYAALDSGISIPHLCNNYDVKSSGGSCRICIVEAYQGGRMKVVTSCNYPARDGISIKTDTALIRKLRKGVLEIMLTRAPRSPEVRKLAEEYGIETESGGSCDNPEFKDTCIACGLCVAICDEIVGASAIAMNHRGQTKIPGTPFDQPSKACIACGACALGCPTNSISLIDSGDTRDIWGQSFKMKRCIVCNTPYIAEAQIDWIVNKTGKDRSFFDRCTDHRQKG
- a CDS encoding NADH-quinone oxidoreductase subunit NuoF, which codes for MDKISSIKSYRETIDTITDCEPHVLICAGTGCIANGAKLIAEAFQKSFEEHGLKGAVTFGIKKTGCHGFCENGPLVVIKKTDVLYLKVKLKDVPEIVEKSVIGDEIVQSLTYRDITTGEFISRYNEIPFYRNQTRIALRNIGSIDPISFDDYIKKGGYEGLELSLKTDPDKVIETVDKSGLRGRGGAGFPTGKKWRSSKSVKSDSYYVICNGDEGDPGAFMDRSIMEGDPFSVIEGMTIGAYAVGARKGYIYVRDEYPLAVDHLQKAILTAREKGLLGEGILGTDFTFDLKISRGGGAFVCGESSALMHSIEGRVGEPRAKYIRSAEKGLYEKPTVLNNVETWANVPIIMVKGADWYASCGSKGSKGTKVFSLVGKINNTGLVEVPMGVTLRDLVEKIGGGVLNGKPLKAVQTGGPSGGCIPAALMDTPIDFDSLWDVGSMMGSGGIIVMDENTCMVDVAKYFISFLAQESCGKCLPCRDGLPLMQKILSDITEGKGKNGDIEKLEELCEVLTHTALCGLGNSAPYPVRSTIKYFRDEYEEHILNKRCPAGVCKELITYRIDADACTGCMVCAKKCPQHCIAGEKKTAHSIDAAACIKCGMCMDACKFNAVKVA
- a CDS encoding NAD(P)H-dependent oxidoreductase subunit E; amino-acid sequence: MTRVSKEKINEIIHRYELSEESILAILQDFQREFSYVPREGMEIASRVLSVPESRIFSMSTFYRSLSLVPRGRHTIKVCAGTACHLKGSGQILEALEREFQTTRNSTTKDMRFTLECVNCLGACAMAPVIQVDDDYYGHVRPTGVAQLLKKYE